In one Lolium rigidum isolate FL_2022 chromosome 3, APGP_CSIRO_Lrig_0.1, whole genome shotgun sequence genomic region, the following are encoded:
- the LOC124698342 gene encoding mediator of RNA polymerase II transcription subunit 32 codes for MDSTVDELSAAYKEFVAAAVAVMEARELSGGQKTASTDAALESFKQRWELFRVACDHAEELVESIRQRIGSECLVDEATGSSSSPSAPASAALAAPGIKPISAVRLEQMSKAVRWLVIELQHGAGGPSAAGPGGGGGLATPAAGAGGQHVNGGIDSRFPEDGTQ; via the coding sequence ATGGACTCGACGGTGGACGAGCTGAGCGCGGCGTACAAGGAgttcgtggcggcggcggtggccgtgaTGGAAGCGCGCGAGCTGTCGGGCGGCCAGAAGACGGCGTCCACGGACGCGGCGCTCGAGTCCTTCAAGCAGCGCTGGGAGCTCTTCCGCGTCGCCTGCGACCACGCCGAGGAGCTCGTCGAGTCCATCCGCCAGCGCATCGGCTCCGAGTGCCTCGTGGACGAGGCCACTGGATCTTCCTCGTCCCCCTCCGCGCCTGCGAGCGCGGCTCTGGCCGCCCCCGGCATCAAGCCCATCAGCGCCGTCCGCCTCGAGCAGATGAGCAAGGCCGTCCGCTGGCTCGTCATCGAGCTCCAGCACGGCGCCGGAGGGCCCTCCGCCGCGgggcctggcggcggcggcggcctcgcgaCCCCGGCTGCCGGCGCGGGCGGGCAGCATGTGAACGGCGGGATCGACTCGCGATTCCCCGAGGATGGCACCCAGTAG
- the LOC124698341 gene encoding nascent polypeptide-associated complex subunit alpha-like protein yields MTAQTAEELAAQIAQEQLEAKKAESEEVVVEDDEDDDEDDDEDDDNDDAEGEVDASGKKQSRSEKKSRKAMLKLGMKSITGVSRVTVKKSKNILFVISKPDVFKSPNSETYVIFGEAKIEDLSSQLQSQAAEQFKAPDLSQMTSIPEASGAEHDDNEDVDEDGVEPKDIDLVMTQAAVSRAKAVKALKAANGDIVTAIMEVTT; encoded by the exons ATGACGGCCCAAACTGCCGAGGAGCTCGCCGCCCAGATCGCGCAAGAGCAGCTCGAGGCAAAGAAGGCAGAG TCAGAGGAGGTCGTAGTTGAGGAtgatgaggacgatgatgaagacgatgatgaggatgatgacaaCGATGATGCTGAGG GAGAAGTTGATGCCAGTGGCAAAAAGCAAAGCAGAAGTGAAAAGAAGAGCCGCAAAGCAATGCTCAAGCTGGGCATGAAATCCATCACTGGTGTGAGCCGTGTCACTGTGAAGAAAAGCAAGAAT ATACTGTTTGTCATCTCAAAGCCAGATGTCTTCAAGAGCCCAAATTCAGAGACATATGTTATTTTCGGAGAGGCCAAGATTGAGGATCTCAGCTCCCAGCTGCAGAGCCAGGCTGCTGAACAGTTCAAGGCTCCTGACCTGAGCCAAATGACCTCAATCCCTGAGGCATCAGGCGCGGAGCATGACGACAACGAGGATGTCGACGAGGATGGTGTCGAGCCAAAGGACATCGATTTGGTTATGACGCAGGCGGCTGTCTCGAGGGCCAAGGCCGTCAAGGCTCTCAAGGCTGCCAATGGAGACATTGTCACTGCCATTATGGAGGTGACAACTTAG